The Acyrthosiphon pisum isolate AL4f unplaced genomic scaffold, pea_aphid_22Mar2018_4r6ur Scaffold_20506;HRSCAF=21228, whole genome shotgun sequence genome has a segment encoding these proteins:
- the LOC107885738 gene encoding uncharacterized protein LOC107885738 — translation MDEFTEKTLKNWGFENLINPFKEEDIDMVAFLGLTESMIAKFLPKMGHQSKFNGLLVSLRETINRDKETYSLISDEQMTLTSSESIDISNLNFIISSDELHPTFTTDKNENIHVESSSQNTCTNISSTTVGNTSENISSSDKYINDILSKCSDGLMILDYYKLRNTLSYTMRNLLSSVIIKNEFFSQANRQITKSKFIYLAKL, via the exons ATGGATGAATTTACTGAAAAAACACTCAAAAACTGGGGATTTGAAAATCTTATTAACCCTTTTAAAG AAGAAGATATTGATATGGTAGCATTTCTTGGCCTAACAGAAAGTATGATAGCTAAATTTTTACCTAAAATGGGACATCAATCAAAATTTAATGGACTTTTGGTATCTCTTAGAGAAACAATCAACCGAGATAAG gaAACTTACTCATTGATATCTGATGAACAAATGACGTTAACATCATCCGAGTCTATTGATATTAGtaacttaaattttatcatttctTCTGATGAATTACATCCTACTTTTACAactgataaaaatgaaaatatacatgTTGAATCTAGTTCACAAAATACATGTACAAATATTTCAAGTACCACag taggaAATACTTCAGAAAATATAAGTTCaagtgataaatatataaatgatattttgAGTAAGTGCAGTGATGGCTTAATGATACTAGACTACTATAAACTGCGTAACACTCTGAGTTATACCATGAGAAATTTATTATCttcagttataataaaaaatgaatttttttctcaagcaaaccgacaaattacgaagtctaaatttatttatttagctaaACTTTAG